Sequence from the Rhinatrema bivittatum chromosome 6, aRhiBiv1.1, whole genome shotgun sequence genome:
CCAAGTTATAGGACCTTGTCTCCCTGAGGGATTGTAGATAGAAAAGGGGAcaggatcagctggagaggaCCCTTTCTCCCCCAACCTTGCAATATATGGACATCAAGGTATGATGCCCACTCCGCAGCTGCTACTGCCAGTGATGGGAAAGAGATGGGCATATAAGAGGAGGGAGAGTTTTAATAGACATATTGGTTTatggagaaaactggattctctGTAGGTTATACAACATTATATTGGAGCAAAATAATGCAAGGTAATGGTGTTTACAATGTATATGATGCAGTTATATTCACCGTCATCTTTGATTAATTCTCAAGATATCACAGCAGTGAAGGGTCCAAGTGTGGAGGGCTGTGTATGACACAGTATTCCTGTGCTGTCTTCtcttaatgatttatttatttttgttctttattgGAATTAGTCGGCAGATGCAGGCAAAGTTCACCGCAGAAAGGGACTGGAACCAGTATCACCAGCCCCGCAACCTGCTGCTGGCACTGGTTGGGGAAGTTGGAGAAGTGGCTGAGCTTTTGTGAGTATCCGTCACTAAAGAAGctgtctctctgcctctctctgcctctgtctctctAAGACCTACTAGTAACAGGGAAtgctggcagataaagaccagttggctcatccagtctgcccaactgaGATGCTTCCTTTTTGGCTCTCTACTACTTTGGTGCTTAAACCAGTAACAGCCCCACTGCCCTTGTGTCTTTTACCCAACCTCTCGGCCCTGTTCCTTCCACTTCCTGTCATTATCTGTTCCAGGCGTGTTCAATTCTGTTACTGAACCGGCCTCCATCTCTCTATTGGAAGCTgtttcaggccttgtcatcttcctTTTGATTTTTACAAGACTGATACTCAATCCAACGCCCAGGGCACCTTCTGTGTCTTACCACCAAGTTTGGTTATAATCCATAGAGCCACCAGACCTTTTGTCAGGCTGTTGGCCAAAACATGCAGGCTCCTCGTAATCATTGATGTTTAGGTTTTTATCTATGGTCATTCCATGCATTTTACCCTAGACCACTTACAAGCCTGATTCACTCATACCtctgctgtttagggttgtaactgctgctctgtacaggttaccactgccttcttggaagcctgatgcaatGGAACCACCACTCTCTGTCCACTGGCTGTTATGTTCCCCTCTTTAACCCTCTAAAGTTTCATTTGATTAAACCAGCGTGTCGTcgagcacacgcaggtgtgtcgccacacttcccgggcccccgctgggCCAGCTGCTCCCACTGCCCCCGCGAAATAGAAACATATCTTTCACCCGGGCTTAAAAAGACGATAGCTTGAGCGGAATGCGGCAGGAAAGGCCatggtctcttctccccccccccccccccccgcgacccggaagaggaagtgctATGCTGTGGCTACgcacacgggaagaagagaccatgctagcgcgggcagcatcggcctgaagaaTGTACAATGCAGCGTGtagcaaaagaggagcaacgtcagcccccACTGTCGACGGGACTCCTTTCTCAAGGCCGCAAGGGctgaaagtggaggaggctgctgttgccACTAGTTcggtgtggggaggagagagtgagcaagTAAGCAcatgtttgagatcctgtgtgtgtatgtgtgagcatgaaTGTAAAAGTGTGTGATTAAGCTttgtgtgacagagagcatgaatgtaagtatgtgattgagaacctgtgtgtataagtaagagagagagcatgtgtgtctgtgtgtgattgagagccggtgtaggtgagagagcatgtgagtatgtgattgagagcctgtgtgtgagtaagtaagagagaaagcatgtatgtaagtgtgtgatttgaaaaagtgtgtgtgtgtgtgaaaagacagtatgtgtgattaagagcctatgtaagtgagagagagcatttggcgtgattgagagagaggagaaagttgcaagcaaccatccctcctgctaattcaaaacaatctcagggcacctggatatcaaatgttcccatgTATGAtgatcaaaacattttttgatccttattatttttcattattgggcctttgtctgctattttgaaatattttattggtatctagacatttttttatgagtttttaattattggatattccattcatgagctgttttgaaatattctgttctttttattatcatggttttactgctattgattttatatttcttgatttgttttatgaggactggtgatgtttctctttgtcccttgttacactgcatacagtctctctggcttatcgtggtttccaattcagtttttgtctgcatgtttctagttatgctttatggtctctttaatcTTTGTCAGGTGAGAGtctgcacttttatttatttaacggttttatatacagactttcattggtgatatcacatcggtgtacattAAACGCAAAAATACGCTTGGGAAGCGCTTGACAGAGAAagtgataaaatatttaaaacatagaAAGCCTAGAACAAGGGAAACATGCAGGACTATATATAATATTTACAAGATAACTACATGTATTATTTACAAAATTAACTAGAGAAAATGTTATCTATTAATTACAAAGTAACTAAGACGTAGTTACGGGGTACAGTATTAATGAATTATGTAGTTATAAAGAATTAAAGGAATATATAGTTACAGGGTAACTAAGACGTAAATACAAGGAAGGAATTAATGAATTATATAATGCAGACAAGGAAGAATTTAGAACTGTACAGCTTGGTGAAGAGAGAATAAAAGTAACTAGGACTAATGAGATGTTATAAAGTAACTAAGACATAAATGCAAGGAACAGGATTATATAGTGCAGATGAAACtaatgtgattcaggtgaggttttctgctggcatgtagtttctgtgtagggctctatagcagcctggcttggtccgttttcctaataagaggagtattggagttttaaggcctggtgtaatattttcagttttgccttgtaaggtggttactgtttgagtgctagaaattggtgctgttttggtatgggatatttgctatttatgcaatttctgttcagacagagtactatTCTTTCCCTtctgtcattcttaacaataaaaataatactctgcctttattttttatttccaccgtgaattgtaatgagcagtgtgacACACGTGTGAGCGTGGTGTGTCAAGATggggaaaaagattgagaaccactggcctaaacAAATGCTCACGCCCCTTCCTTCATTTCTTCTACCTGTTTTCTCCCACTTTGCCTGTATTAACTGTGTTTTTGGGTCTGTTCTGCCTTTGTAGTATATTTAAATATATGTTTCTTATTGTGCTGCCATTTGGTACCATTTTGTGGTGTTGTCATTCATTTCAGATTCTCTGCATGTAGTGCTAAACCTCCTTATTGGTTATTGTTTAGATGTTGCTGAGCTTCTGATTGGATCTGTTCCTCTTTGCTCCCCCTCCGTCTATGTTCTCCTCATCTTCCTATTGCTCTTTTGCCCCTTTGAATCCCTGGGAGTCCTTACTTCCTGCTGAAAGTTCAGTTTGGAACTGGCTCTTGACAAGCTTGCAGCTCTCAGaagcattgtctttttttttcccttgttttcTTGCCACTGCTGGTTTCTGCTCCCTGCTGTCAGTCTCAGCTGCTTAGGGCTACAGCCTTCGGACTGAGCTCTAAGTTCCTCACCACTACTGTGTCCGTTCCACTGTCTGTGCAGTTGTCTTCAATACCATGCCATTTGCAGCGAGTGTCAAACTCTTTCTCGTGCAGTAAATGTTTTGGTGGTAAGATCCGCGTTCTCTCTTtttggaagcttaaaacaaggAAGAGGTTTAACTCTCTCTATATAGGCTCCCAAGGTAGGACAATCAGGAGCCAAGGATAGGATAGTGTGTCTGTCCCTACCTagcatgtttaaattctgtcACAGTTTTTGCTGTTACTACTTCTGCTGGTCAGCCATTGCAGGCATCTACCACCCACTTAGTAAAGAAAtagtttctcatttttttctttctattttcctcCTTATTAAAGcctgtcaaatatttgaatgtccCCCCAATCATTTTTTCCTCTAGCGAGCACATTTTGAGTGTCCTAAGCCTTTCTTTGTAGGGTTTGCATTGCAGGTCTTGTTTTAATAGACCTTTTCTGAACCActgccatcttctttcttcttgcaAAGGTACAGCGTGtggaactgaacacattactcaAGATGGGGTCTCACAAGAGATTTACACAGAGGCAATATTACCTCTGTTCTTTTGCTAATAATACCTCTACTTATGCAACTGATAATCCGCTAATTGTGGGTGGATGAGGCAGATGTGGGGCATGATGTAAAGAGCTCATGTATATTTTCTAATATGCTGTTTGTTCCCATGCAGTCAGTGGAAGGGCGAGGTGGCCCCAGGGCTTCCAGGCTGGACAGTGTCGGAGCGGGAATCCCTCGCACACGAGCTCAGCGATGTACTCATCTACCTGGTGGAGCTTGCCGAGAAATGTTGTGTGGACCTTCCGCAGGCCGTCCTTGCCAAGATGGCTATCAATGCCTGCAAGTACCCTGCCAGCAAGGTGCAGGGATCTGCCAAGAAGTACACGGAGTACCAGGACTGAGAAACCTGCCCCTTCAGTTCAAGATACCCCCACCTGACTTTGCAATAGAGGGCATGATTGCTCTGTCTCTAGTGGAGGTGACTCTGTGGTGACATCACATAGGAAAGAGGGTAGAGCTGCATAAGCTCCACTTCCTATTGAATTGTTTTGAACTCATTTTGGGACCTCTAACAGAAGTTTTATTGGGGAGCTGAGAGCAACTAGAATTTTAAGAAAACTAATAATTACATTTAGCGAGGGTTCTGTGATGAAAACACTGGTTGGAAAATTCCTTGGAAGCCAGGGCTAACATCTTTTTTTGAGTTTGTCTGAACTTCCCGTGTAGTTGGTTTGTCAGTTCCTGAattgaggagggaggaggagaaaatgtGTTGGAGTGCTTGTACAGGAAGTTTAGGAGAGCTGAGAGAAATAATGGTAGCTCCTACAGATGCTGTAATCAACATCTGGATGCTAGTGTTTATAGGAAGGACATATTTCTGATTCTGCACTAATATACCAAGCTCTCGGTCGTTCAAGGCCCTGCCTTCCTGTCGTCCAGGTTGATAACTTAAAAGGCACTGTTGGCTCCGGCCAATCAGCAGTGAGATTGTGGTGACATCACATAGGAAAGGGATAAACCCCTGGTATTAACTCTGGTGGCGGCTTTCAACCGACGAACAAATTAGACAAAGTCCTTgaattattttgtaaatttttttattttgcagcaaTAGCCCCTTAATTTGGTAGTTACCTTTGCTCCAGCAAAGGCAGCTATGCAGTGCTAATGGCTGCTGCTGTGGGACTAACTCTTTAAatgaaaaaggaaggggaaggagctTCTCATGTTCCTTAAAAGTACAGACCTAGTCCAGTGCTCCCTTGAATTTGTTTCTGTGCCGTGTTCTTTTGAAACTCCATTCTAGTTTCCTTTTCTTGTCCATTCTGTGTTTTCCCGAGCGCACTTGTGGTCCCACGCACAGCCTACAGAGAATGTTGATGGGGCCTGGGGGTTCCTGTGTTTGCTAAGCCCCTCCTCGCAGCTAGAGAGTCCATTTTATATTCTCCAAtcaatattttttaacttttccaACTTATTATTTCACCAGTCTTCTTCTACCAAGTTTGGTGTGAAACCGGGAGCTGTGACTTCTTCCTCCCAGCAAATAattctgcgccccccccccccccccccccggaacctgTATGAAATGCTCTCCCGTTCTTGCTTGACACGGCTGGGGAGGGTGTCCTGCTGTTATGTAGACGACCTCCCTGATCCCTGTTAGCAGACAGCACTACTTCTGTCTCTGCCCCTCAGGTTTGTCCTGAGAGACTCTTACAGGATTCAGGTTATGCTGGGGTTAtgcccacctctcccttctttagGTCCCAGCAATGTCTCCCCTACTTCTTCCACCTGCCAACCTATGTGGCAGGTGGACAGCTAAACCTCATTTTCTACTTcctatttaaaacttttttttttttcctcacttaCTGTACTGCTTGATTTTAGCATGCTGAATAGTTGTTACACTTTTTTGTATTGTTAATTATAAAATGCAACAGTATTTTATACGTTTCTAGTGTGGCTTTAGTTTTAGAATAAaagttctgatttatttttttttttaggtacaaACACTCTGGCTATCTGAACCTTCATGCCTAAGATGGTAACTATTAAACCGGCATGCAGATGTTCatcagcccgtgcccagggatgcggcgattttataacatgtgcgcgcatgttataacataACCTCaccacgtgcacatgtgtgcccaattttaagtgggcgcgcacCTATGCATgcaatgccgcttctaccacgtgagtgagtgggagaattttaaaaggcacgcacgctgatgccattgccagttttcccagttcagtccctgttcacccagttaagggataggactttcaaagccctcctagtttaatagtttCCCGTCTCCCCTTTTAGCCCTGACCTCTAAAACctcgctgatctgcctagatggttttgttttataacttgcacatcatccctagcagaagtaaagttatgcagcaggggactccGGCACGtgcaaatttcaagtttgaatccaggaacgcccgtGCCTTGCcccattttggaatttttcatttgtgcacagtGGCAGCTACAGGTATATCcggccggcttttaaaatccactcggtacGGGCCTGCCCAGCCTATTcccgcatcccctaattttggcatgcgcgggcttttaaaattcaccttttagcctttaatggggttttgttttttttctccgtTTGGTTGTTCCTTTTGGTAACTGCCACAACAGTATTAGGTGTTTAACATAAAATATCCCTGTCTGCCTGTTAAGAACTTGCATGGGTCCTTTTCATGATCATCATCTTTTCAGATTGACTATCATCCGCTCTGGCTGTAATCATAGGTGATAACATGACAACATAACTGATCACATCTGTAGTTTTTCAATTTCAAAGCTTTTCTCTTTTGATGATTAATTCTCTGATCTAGCAGCTGAGGATAGAGATGTTGCTGTTTaatccctgagagagagagatctcaaTGCAGCATCGTCCTGGGGAAATGTATTTCCAAGTTGTGGATGTTTCAACAGCTGATGTCCTCGCAGAGCCTGTCCAGAACACCCCCAGCTGTTTGACACCAAAGAACGCATCCTTCGCTTTGGCTTCTGCTATCACTCTGAAGTagcgtggggggaggggaaagggtggtTTTTCAACTTTAGAAACATAGGAGTTGTGAATTGGGGAGTTAGAAAATCACTTCTagagtgatttttttatttacatttatatgccGCCTAGGCCTACACGGCAAACAGAAAAACACGCATGATCAAGTTAAAACATACAGAAGCAACAAAAATCACAAGAActtaagaagttgtcatactgggtcagatcaagggtccatcaagcccagcatcctgtttcctacagtggctaatccaagtcacaagtacctggcaagtacccaaacattaggtaAATCAcgagctactgttgcttattaattaccgtcattgtttatggatttaacctctaggaatttATTATCCCTACGAAACAACTGAAGAACCCgaggatcaccccccccccccctccacaggtGCCACGCGCTCTGCATCCTCGTCTACATCAGCCTAAAGCGGATCCACCGGACCAAGATTACTTACGGCCGAATGATCACCTGAACCCGAAACTCCCCAGACTATCCGAATGCGAGAACCCTCGGGAGGATCCGCCCTAGAAATCTTCGCAGGGGGGGGACTGGTCCCCGGCTGACCCGGATTAGGATCCGGATCCCCTGATGGCATAAGGCCAGCTAAATAAGCCTTACGCATTAACAAGACAAAGTCTGCCGAAAAGGaggattggccctttaaatttcccCATGGGGGGGGGGCCCTAGAGGCCCAGGGGAGGCTGGCACCGAATCCTGGGGAGACCCAGGGCTCTGATTCTGTGGAGACAACTGCGGAGGgggacccctcccctccccctgcagagAAATCAGCAGCAActaaagatggccaccattcctgcGCTCCGCGGGATCGGGGCAGGCCTAGGACCACGAGACAGACTTGGTTTACCCGCGCCACGGGGCCATGCCGAAGACTTCCCCCTCCCCGccagctgccgccgccgccgggcCCTCTCCCCCAGGGATACAGCGGGAGCAGGTTTTCGCGGGAGAGCCTCACTGCTGGCTCCCCGCAGGCAGCACAACACTATGTGCGTGTGGCATCACCGCGGTGCAGTGGGAAGTCTAAAAATAACCTCCGGAGCCCAGGAGACCCTAAAAGCCGCTGACACCTAAATCTCAGGCCTCACCAGAGGAATAAGTGACCACCTTCTCTGAGCCagggggggaggggccggcccactggtaaatcccccccccccccctgttactCACCGGTGTAGAAAAGCTCCAGGAATGAGGGCTGCTAAAAGCTAACCCCTGCAAGCCTGCAACCAAGGAAGGAAGCTCAGAAGAAACTTCCCCTTCGGAAGCAaagtgctctctttttttttttttttttttttaagaaatatctGATTTAGCTAGACTGGAATAGAttctgctgtttttttgttttttttttaaacacctaagtaccaggaccgcaggttctgccactttcatctgctggagacagagaaatactgaagggggcCGCAGATGGTGCACCCTACTTACatggggtgcccttcaagtttttctctgtctccatctgctggaaggaaggcaaaacccagcagtctggactgatccgggtacctacagggaaatcataagaacataagaagttgctaaactgggtcagatcaagggtccatcaagtccagtatcctgtttccaacagtggccaatccaagtcacaaggtaagtacctggcaagtacccaaacattagataaatcatgAGCtcctgttgcttattaattactgtaatagtttatggatttaacctctaggaacttatccaagccttttttaaacccagtaacactaactgctgaaagcatatcccctggcaatgaattccagagtttaactatgtgctgagtgaaaaagaattttcttcaatttgttttaaatgagctatttgctaacttcatagagtggcCCCTGGTCtgtctattatctgagagtaaataaccgatttacatgaacttgttcaagtcctttcatgattttgtagacttctgtcatatcccccctcagtcgtctcttctccaaactgaacagctctaatttctttagtctttcctcatagggcagctgttccattccctttatcattttggttgcccttctctgtaccttgtggatcgcaactatatcttttttgagatgtggcgaccagaattgtacacagtattcaaggtgcggtctcaccatggagcgatacagaggcattatgacatcctccattttatttaccattcctttcctaataattcctaataatcaTCTCTACCTATATAATTATCTAAGATATTCTGAAAAGACCTGCCTAAATGAAAAGGTCTTTAACTTTAGCTCTTGAAGCTCTTAAGATGGACAGACAATCAGCCAGAGCTGCTAAGGTAGGTCGTTCCAGAGAGTGAGGGTAGCCACAGAAAATGCACATCGAATGTCAGCTAGCCGTGCCTGATACATGGCTACAATGTCTAATAAGCCTCACTGTGATGTTTTTGTAGAGGTCTTGTGGGATTGGATATCCGTAGTAATGCATTAGTCCAAGGAAAACAGTTCAAAGATAGCAATTTATGAACAAGAActgcaattttgtttttgatcCTCCACTAGACATAAAGGCACACAAAACAGACATAATATGTTCTCATTCTATGGCCAGAAATCAACAGTGTCatggcattttgaagtaactggaGTGCTTTTAGTGTTGTCATAGGTGAACCTAAGTATACAAAACTGCAGTAGTCGAGCAAGGGTACAACAGAACAAAAATCTGCTGGCTGCAGAAGAAGCTTAAGGCAGCACACTAGCCAAAGCTAGtctatttaatattatttatttattt
This genomic interval carries:
- the DCTPP1 gene encoding dCTP pyrophosphatase 1 isoform X2, producing MRGMMVSKEADVNGTMENKGDATDGFNFSATPSLEDIRQMQAKFTAERDWNQYHQPRNLLLALVGEVGEVAELFQWKGEVAPGLPGWTVSERESLAHELSDVLIYLVELAEKCCVDLPQAVLAKMAINACKYPASKVQGSAKKYTEYQD
- the DCTPP1 gene encoding dCTP pyrophosphatase 1 isoform X1, with the translated sequence MEGMMVSKEADVNGTMENKGDATDGFNFSATPSLEDIRQMQAKFTAERDWNQYHQPRNLLLALVGEVGEVAELFQWKGEVAPGLPGWTVSERESLAHELSDVLIYLVELAEKCCVDLPQAVLAKMAINACKYPASKVQGSAKKYTEYQD